One region of Vescimonas fastidiosa genomic DNA includes:
- a CDS encoding DUF6809 family protein: MILEAMYNGEFYPCETVVPTSPEYRKAVIACEKLMEQLSQRLSKEDYELVQELRAQTAIAQCEESESHFKYGFSAGLMFSRKPMNKCSRRKKNR, translated from the coding sequence ATGATTTTGGAAGCCATGTATAATGGGGAGTTTTATCCCTGCGAGACAGTTGTACCTACATCACCGGAATACCGAAAGGCAGTCATAGCCTGTGAAAAGCTCATGGAGCAGTTGTCCCAGCGGCTCAGCAAAGAGGACTATGAGCTGGTGCAGGAACTCCGGGCGCAGACAGCAATCGCCCAATGTGAAGAAAGTGAAAGTCACTTCAAGTATGGCTTTTCCGCTGGGCTGATGTTCAGCAGGAAGCCCATGAACAAGTGCAGCAGAAGAAAGAAAAATAGATGA
- a CDS encoding TnpV protein, producing MEVIASAVIGAYTYVLVGDYYVPDLKLPEERRPIGHWGRLHQSYLKLHRPMLYNELILSGRLHTVVADLNEQAADRLDLIIRQMMKAEGVTEAMKAENQMLWVQSMNSIRCRAEEIIKTELIYC from the coding sequence ATGGAAGTCATCGCCTCGGCAGTTATTGGTGCGTATACCTATGTGTTGGTGGGCGACTACTATGTGCCGGACTTGAAGCTGCCGGAGGAACGCCGACCTATTGGGCATTGGGGACGCTTGCACCAGTCCTATCTGAAATTGCACCGTCCCATGCTTTACAACGAGCTAATTTTGTCCGGCAGGCTCCACACCGTCGTTGCCGATCTGAACGAGCAGGCGGCAGACAGGCTGGACTTGATTATCCGGCAGATGATGAAAGCCGAGGGCGTGACCGAAGCCATGAAAGCGGAAAATCAGATGTTATGGGTGCAGTCAATGAACTCCATCCGCTGCCGGGCAGAGGAAATCATCAAGACGGAACTAATCTACTGTTGA
- a CDS encoding DUF5131 family protein, giving the protein MMKKSNIEWCDFTWDPVTGCRNDCSFCESRKRLSHFKGDIRFHLSDERIHIDEERSLYVITTPLAKNGSSVPAPTGFYPTLHPYRLQQVIQKIKPANIWVCHSGDLFGEWIPTEWILQVFEAAKQAPWHNYMFLTMNPNRYEELLETGVLMPTDNFWYGTRLTERGNVFTADGYHTFLCIEPMRLFAERMEIPNVEWILLGGYGKLKRSWIESVMERKGNIPVFMIGSKLFKDVWRAPLIQEYPPLLYRPAEKTLPHCSECKYCYSVRQGKRGLWRACRHYKIVRQDKDSGGRHILGRYAAVSPQWCPKRPETNWRFTKRV; this is encoded by the coding sequence ATGATGAAGAAAAGTAATATTGAATGGTGCGATTTCACTTGGGACCCGGTTACCGGATGCAGAAATGATTGCTCATTTTGCGAGAGCAGAAAGCGGCTTTCTCATTTCAAGGGGGATATACGCTTTCATCTCAGCGATGAGCGTATTCATATAGATGAAGAACGCAGCCTGTATGTGATAACAACGCCGCTTGCCAAAAACGGCTCATCTGTTCCTGCACCCACAGGTTTTTATCCCACATTACATCCGTACCGTTTGCAGCAGGTCATACAGAAGATCAAGCCGGCAAATATTTGGGTCTGCCATTCCGGTGACTTGTTTGGCGAATGGATACCGACCGAGTGGATCTTGCAGGTGTTTGAAGCGGCAAAGCAGGCACCGTGGCACAATTATATGTTTTTGACGATGAATCCTAACCGTTATGAAGAACTGCTTGAAACAGGAGTGCTGATGCCGACGGATAACTTCTGGTATGGCACTCGCCTGACCGAGCGGGGCAATGTGTTTACTGCTGACGGGTATCATACATTTCTTTGCATTGAACCAATGCGGTTATTTGCAGAGAGAATGGAGATTCCAAATGTGGAATGGATCCTACTCGGCGGGTACGGTAAACTAAAACGCAGTTGGATTGAAAGTGTTATGGAACGAAAAGGAAACATCCCTGTATTTATGATCGGAAGCAAACTATTCAAGGATGTTTGGCGTGCTCCGCTCATACAGGAATATCCGCCGTTGCTTTACCGCCCTGCAGAAAAGACGCTGCCGCATTGCAGCGAATGCAAGTATTGCTATTCGGTGCGGCAAGGAAAACGAGGACTGTGGAGAGCTTGCCGACATTATAAAATTGTTCGTCAGGATAAGGATTCCGGCGGACGGCATATACTAGGACGCTATGCCGCAGTTTCGCCGCAGTGGTGTCCAAAGCGACCGGAAACGAATTGGAGGTTCACGAAGCGTGTATAA
- a CDS encoding TRM11 family methyltransferase — MANITEKIERQITALEGKIDALSGNYLTNTWKRQREQQERDRKKEMYHSQIQVLQFLKQKSETDTLTLLEQNLTVAAFYEDMRCFSASKKYCKDNPYCKFQYPKPDDVRTKRLQKAGITDTDELAAAVECFDTLLQSAVIPPDPNAIRLRDMLYRAKMYQKGDIQFTPPELAKELVALAGVRKDSRVLEPEAGIGNIADVAKEVTDHVDCIERMTDFCEILKLKKHNVIGNDLLTAETAPIYDAVVMNPPFSEECEHIKRAFDFLRPGGSLVAVCSSSIQWKSTRKYEQFRDWLSEHTHSIDECGAKFEMTGVHTVVLVVDKAA, encoded by the coding sequence ATGGCAAATATCACAGAAAAGATTGAACGCCAAATCACTGCCCTGGAAGGCAAAATAGACGCCCTCAGCGGGAATTATCTGACAAACACATGGAAGCGCCAGCGTGAACAGCAGGAACGAGACAGAAAAAAGGAAATGTATCACTCGCAGATTCAGGTATTGCAGTTTTTGAAACAGAAATCGGAAACCGATACGCTGACGCTGCTTGAGCAGAACCTGACAGTTGCTGCCTTTTATGAGGATATGCGCTGTTTTTCTGCCTCTAAGAAATATTGCAAGGACAATCCCTACTGCAAATTTCAGTATCCCAAGCCCGATGATGTCCGCACGAAGCGTTTGCAAAAGGCAGGCATCACCGATACCGACGAACTGGCCGCAGCGGTCGAGTGCTTTGATACGCTCCTGCAATCGGCTGTTATACCGCCGGATCCGAATGCGATCCGTTTACGGGATATGCTTTATCGGGCGAAGATGTATCAAAAGGGAGATATTCAGTTCACGCCCCCGGAGCTGGCAAAAGAGCTTGTGGCGCTGGCCGGTGTCCGTAAAGACAGCCGTGTGCTGGAGCCGGAGGCCGGGATCGGCAACATTGCCGACGTCGCAAAGGAAGTAACGGACCATGTGGACTGCATTGAGCGTATGACAGACTTTTGCGAGATCCTGAAGCTGAAAAAGCACAATGTGATCGGAAACGATTTGTTGACGGCTGAAACAGCACCGATCTATGACGCTGTTGTGATGAATCCGCCGTTCAGCGAAGAATGTGAGCATATTAAAAGGGCATTTGACTTCCTTCGCCCCGGCGGCAGTCTTGTGGCGGTCTGTTCAAGCAGTATTCAGTGGAAAAGCACACGCAAGTATGAGCAATTCCGTGATTGGCTGTCAGAACATACCCACTCCATTGACGAATGCGGTGCCAAATTTGAAATGACCGGTGTACATACGGTTGTCCTGGTTGTGGATAAAGCGGCCTGA